A portion of the Canis lupus baileyi chromosome 38, mCanLup2.hap1, whole genome shotgun sequence genome contains these proteins:
- the ELK4 gene encoding ETS domain-containing protein Elk-4 — protein sequence MDSAITLWQFLLQLLQEPQNKHMISWTSNDGEFKLLQAEEVARLWGIRKNKPNMNYDKLSRALRYYYVKNIIKKVNGQKFVYKFVSYPEILKMDPLTVGRAEGDCEALSCGEVGGGARDPESGGREKPPQPGARASSRNDYIHSGLYSSFTLNSLNSSNKKLFKPIKIESPAEKLAEKKPPPEPTPSVIRFVTTPSKKLPGEPLAAATSLGPSISPSSEETLQALETLASPKLPSLEAPASAASVTAAFAAPPISSASPSVPEPPRTPTPPLSPNPEVDTDIDSVASQPMELPENLSLEPKDQDAALLEKDKTSNSSRSKKPKGLELAPILVITGSDPSPLGILSPSLPTASLTPALFSQTPILLTPSPLLSSIHFWSTLSPVAPLSPARLQGANTLFQFPSVLNSHGPFTVSGLDGPPTPGPFSPDLQKT from the exons ATGGACAGTGCTATCACCCTGTGGCAGTTCCTCCTTCAGCTCCTGCAGGAGCCTCAGAACAAGCACATGATCAGCTGGACCTCTAATGATGGGGAGTTCAAGCTTTTGCAGGCAGAAGAGGTGGCTCGTCTCTGGGGGATTCGGAAGAACAAGCCTAATATGAATTACGACAAACTCAGCCGAGCCCTCAGATACTATTATGTAAAG AATATCATTAAAAAAGTGAATGGTCAGAAGTTTGTGTACAAGTTTGTGTCGTACCCAGAGATTTTGAAAATGGACCCCCTGACCGTGGGCCGGGCTGAGGGAGACTGCGAAGCCCTGAGCTGCGGCGAGGTGGGCGGCGGCGCCAGGGACCCCGAGAGTGGGGGCCGGGAGAAGCCCCCCCAGCCCGGCGCCAGGGCCTCCAGCCGCAACGACTATATACACTCCGGCTTGTATTCTTCCTTCACTCTCAACTCTTTGAACTCCTCCAACAAGAAGCTTTTCAAACCCATAAAGATTGAGAGTCCAGCTGAGAAGCTGGCAGAGAAGAAGCCGCCTCCGGAGCCAACTCCGTCTGTCATCAGATTCGTAACGACCCCTTCCAAAAAGCTGCCGGGTGAACCTCTTGCTGCCGCCACGTCCCTCGGCCCCAGCATCTCTCCATCTTCAGAAGAAACCCTCCAGGCATTGGAGACTTTGGCTTCCCCCAAACTGCCTTCCCTGGAAGCCCCGGCCTCTGCAGCCAGTGTCACCGCCGCGTTCGCCGCCCCCCCCAtttcctctgcttccccctctgtgccGGAGCCCCCCAGGACCCCCACGCCGCCGCTGAGTCCTAATCCCGAGGTTGACACGGACATCGATTCCGTGGCTTCGCAGCCCATGGAGCTTCCAGAGAATTTGTCACTAGAGCCTAAAGACCAGGATGCCGCCTTGCTGGAAAAGGACAAAACAAGCAATTCTTCAAGATCCAAGAAACCCAAAGGGTTAGAGCTGGCGCCCATCCTCGTGATCACCGGTAGTGACCCAAGTCCACTGGGAATACTGAGCCCCTCTCTCCCCACAGCTTCTCTTACACCAGCGCTTTTCTCACAG ACTCCCATCTTACTGACGCCGAGCCCCCTGCTATCCAGCATCCACTTCTGGAGTACTCTTAGCCCTGTTGCTCCCCTGAGTCCAGCCAGACTGCAAGGTGCTAACACACTTTTCCAG tttccttctgtACTGAACAGTCATGGACCGTTCACTGTGTCTGGCCTGGATGGACCACCCACCCCTGGCCCATTTTCCCCAGATCTACAGAAAACATAA